The window GTTCCCCGCAGATATCCCTCATTGACATCCGAGGGGGCAACATTAAATTCGTAGCCGGCCATTTTCAGCAATTCGCTGCGGCGCGGCGATGAGGATGCAAGCAGCAACATGGGTATCCTCCTAATCCTTCACTTTTATTTTAATATAAGTTAAAATCGCAGCCAGCAGCAAAATTGCCTGCGCTACGTTTATCCCGATCATCATGCCGAACGTAATTTTCACCACGGAAAGATTGAGCTCCACGGTTGACAGACCGAATTTTGCTGCAGCGCCCAGCCAGGAAAAATATTTTATCCCGGTACAGGATGCACCAATAATCTGCCCCAAAACCACCGCTAATACAAGCAAAATAATCAACAAAAGTGTTTTTATGCCATTTTTTTTCATTTATGTATCCCCTGTTTTCCGGTGGAACCAAAAGCGCCCGCGCCGCGGACGGTTTCGTCAAGCTCGTCCGTTTCCTCAATGAAGGGGAGAAGCACCGGCATTATTACAAGCTGAGCGCAGCGTTCGCCGGGCTTCAGCGTGTAGGGTTTGTCGCTGCAATTGGTAATTCCGACCAGAATTTCGCCGCGGTAGTCGCTGTCGATGACGCCGACCGCGTTGGGAAGAGAGATGCCGTGGTTCACGCCGAGTCCGCTTCGGGCAAAAATCAGCCCGACGGTGTTTTCATCCGGCAGCGCAATGGCAATTCCCGTGGGAATTTTATAAAGGCCGCGCGGTTCAATGGTGAGCGGCGTGTCCAGACAGGCATACAAATCAAGACCTGCCGCGCCCTCGCTTGCGCGGGTCGGCATTACTGCATGTTTATTCAGCTTTTTTATTTTTAAAACGGTATTGATCATAAAAATCCCCTATTCGATTCCCCTGTAGTAAAGTCCGCGGGTATGCTCCCCGTCGTCCGGGGCGCCGGTCAGATACCGGCCGATGAGCTCCTCCGCCTCTTCTGTGGATTCGGTGGTAAAGCGCAGAACGCCGAAATCCTGATTGCGCACCTCGTTCAGCCGGTCGGCCATGTAAAGCGGCACGGAGTTTAAAACCTCACTGCACGCGCCATGACACTGCACGGGGAACCGGATTCCCCTGCGGTCGGTCAGAAACGGCGCGGTCCTGCAGTTTTGGCATCCGTCCGCGTTTGCCGCGGGGCAGTTGCGCGTCAGCATCAGCGGCAGACGGCCGTAAAGCAGCAGGCCGCGCGGCAGTTCCCCGCCGATGGCCGCGGCCTGCTGCAGCATCAGTTCAAACGAAAGCTCCGCGTCCGCAAGGCCGAATTCACGGTACCATTCCAGCGCAGCCGTATTGGTGATGTTCAGGGAAAATCCGCCGTGAACATTCAGGCCGAGTTCGCGGGCAAGCTCCGCCGCGCCGAGGTTTCCGGCCCACACGTCGGTGATTCCGGCGGTTTTGGCGGCTTCCAGACGGTTTTTTACAGCATTCTCCAGACCGAACATGCCGCGCGGAATTTCAAGGGCCACGGGGTAGCCGTTTTCCTTTAATTCCCTTATTGTATTGAAATCCGTATTGTACGGAAGATAAACAATTTCACATTTTTTTGCGCTCGGCGGCAGAACGGCTCCTGCAAAACGCGCGCGAAGCTTCATTTTTTTTGCCATGTGGTTGTTGGACAGCGGAATTTGGCACATTTGAAACGGAATTGCGGGATGGTTCCTGCGCGTCTGCTCCAGTTTTTCCAGCGCGGCGCGGCGCAGATTGTTCAGCGACGAAACCGGAACGGAAAGTCCTTCCCCGATTTCACAAGTGACGCGTTCGGCATAAAACGGCGTGCCGCCCGTTTTTTTCAGCTGCCCGGCGCAGCGTTCCTCATCAATGGGGCGGTTGACCGCCGGCTGGGGCGTTTCGCCAAGAGTAGCGCGGGCCGTTCTGCCGTCGCTGTCCGCAGCAAGCAGGACGACCGGCTGATCTTTTTGAATCGTTAAATGAAAATATACGGGATTTCGTTGATATTCACGGTTGTAAAGGCCGTGCAGTTCGGAAAAGACCGCGCTTGTCGCGCCGGTTACGTCTTCCTTGGAGCGGATGCCGAACATGTCGCGCCCGAGTTTGCCGTCCACATATCCGGTGGTAAAGCCGGAACGCGAAAACACCGCGCCCAGATTTTCAACCAGTTCCGGCGGTACCGGTTCTCCGTCCGCCGCAAGACGGCACGCGTGCGCCGCCGCGGCAACGTATTCCGGCCGCTTCATACGGCCTTCTATTTTTGCACTGACAATGCCTGCCTGGCTCAATTCGTCCATGCGGCAGATCATGGAAAGATCTTTTAAACTCAAATCGTGCCCCGTTCCGCCGGTAACGGAAAACGGCAGGCGGCAGGGTTGTGCGCAAAGGCCGCGGTTTCCGCTGCGGGAGCCGAGTACCGAGCTGAAATAGCACTGCCCGCTCACCGACATACACAAAGCGCCGTGGACAAAAGCTTCCAGTTCAACAGGGGACGCCTCATGGATTTCAGCCATTTCCCTGAGCGAAAGCTCGCGGGCAAGCACGACGCGCTTGAGGCCTGCCTTATAAAGCGCCGAAGCGCCGAGCGGTGTGTGGATGCTCATCTGGGTTGAAGCGTGCATCCGCAGACCGGGCGCGCATTTCTGCAAAAGCCAGATCAGGCCCGTGTCCTGCACCAAAAGGGCGTCTACCGGCAAAGTGCAGGCGTAGGAAATGAAATCGAGCGCTTTTTGCAGCTCGTCCTGCAAAAGAACCGTATTCACCGCAAGATATACTTTTACCCCGCGGGCATGGCAATATTCCACGGCGGTTTTTAATTCGCCGTCGTCAAAGTTTTTGGCGCCGGCCCGCGCACTGAATGCGCTGCCGCCCAAATACACCGCGTCCGCCCCCGCGCGCACCGCGGCGGTCAGGCTTTCCGGCGATCCGGCGGGAGCCAGGACCTCCATTTTATTGTTCGTCATTTTTCTTCTCAAAAAAGCTCATAAAGCCTTCCTGCTCGGCGGTGACGCCCGGCTTTTGCACAACACGGGAGTAGCTGCCCGCCTGCGGCCTTTGCACAGGGGAACCTGGAACAACCGGTTTTTGTACGCGAACCTCTTCGCCGGGCTTGTCCGCGGCGGGTTCTCCGTCCTCTGAAAGGCGGGCGCGCAGGGTTTGAACTTCGCGCTTCATGCGCTCTATTTCACGTCTGGCTTCCTCTGCTTCCATGCGGGCGTGGGAGGAATCCTCAAGATAGTCTTTGATCTGCGAGCGCAGATTATCGGCCCCGTTCGCGGATTTGTGAGATTCGTCGCAAAAGCGCAGAGCCGTAATGATTGCCGCCATGGTAATAGAGACCCGGTCGTTTTTGCCGGTGATATCCTCCATGGCCTTTTCTACTTCGTCGCCGATTGAGCGCACATAGCTTTCGCTGTCGTCCGAGCCGATCACGCACTCACAGCCGCAAATGTTCAATTTCACTCTGTTTTTACTCATGAAGTCATACCCTTTCACTCAATAGCGGATTTAGAATTGTTTACATTAT of the uncultured Caproiciproducens sp. genome contains:
- a CDS encoding cell division protein ZapA codes for the protein MSKNRVKLNICGCECVIGSDDSESYVRSIGDEVEKAMEDITGKNDRVSITMAAIITALRFCDESHKSANGADNLRSQIKDYLEDSSHARMEAEEARREIERMKREVQTLRARLSEDGEPAADKPGEEVRVQKPVVPGSPVQRPQAGSYSRVVQKPGVTAEQEGFMSFFEKKNDEQ
- a CDS encoding DUF3656 domain-containing protein, with protein sequence MTNNKMEVLAPAGSPESLTAAVRAGADAVYLGGSAFSARAGAKNFDDGELKTAVEYCHARGVKVYLAVNTVLLQDELQKALDFISYACTLPVDALLVQDTGLIWLLQKCAPGLRMHASTQMSIHTPLGASALYKAGLKRVVLARELSLREMAEIHEASPVELEAFVHGALCMSVSGQCYFSSVLGSRSGNRGLCAQPCRLPFSVTGGTGHDLSLKDLSMICRMDELSQAGIVSAKIEGRMKRPEYVAAAAHACRLAADGEPVPPELVENLGAVFSRSGFTTGYVDGKLGRDMFGIRSKEDVTGATSAVFSELHGLYNREYQRNPVYFHLTIQKDQPVVLLAADSDGRTARATLGETPQPAVNRPIDEERCAGQLKKTGGTPFYAERVTCEIGEGLSVPVSSLNNLRRAALEKLEQTRRNHPAIPFQMCQIPLSNNHMAKKMKLRARFAGAVLPPSAKKCEIVYLPYNTDFNTIRELKENGYPVALEIPRGMFGLENAVKNRLEAAKTAGITDVWAGNLGAAELARELGLNVHGGFSLNITNTAALEWYREFGLADAELSFELMLQQAAAIGGELPRGLLLYGRLPLMLTRNCPAANADGCQNCRTAPFLTDRRGIRFPVQCHGACSEVLNSVPLYMADRLNEVRNQDFGVLRFTTESTEEAEELIGRYLTGAPDDGEHTRGLYYRGIE
- a CDS encoding DUF4321 domain-containing protein: MKKNGIKTLLLIILLVLAVVLGQIIGASCTGIKYFSWLGAAAKFGLSTVELNLSVVKITFGMMIGINVAQAILLLAAILTYIKIKVKD
- the dut gene encoding dUTP diphosphatase — translated: MINTVLKIKKLNKHAVMPTRASEGAAGLDLYACLDTPLTIEPRGLYKIPTGIAIALPDENTVGLIFARSGLGVNHGISLPNAVGVIDSDYRGEILVGITNCSDKPYTLKPGERCAQLVIMPVLLPFIEETDELDETVRGAGAFGSTGKQGIHK